The Paramisgurnus dabryanus chromosome 1, PD_genome_1.1, whole genome shotgun sequence genome includes a window with the following:
- the llph gene encoding protein LLP homolog isoform X1, whose protein sequence is MAKSLRSKWKRKMRAEKRKKNAPKELARLKTVLGQGEKGEITMKDVAEIATVVPAEKVKEKPQDVDMQEDDADVGKMDLDTKRNKKTMLDNQGQYPGWMNQRQMKKVKAKRTSKKGKPKKGKAW, encoded by the exons ATGGCGAAGAGTTTACGCAGCAAGTGGAAGAGGAAGATGAGGGCAGAGAAAAGAAAGAAGAATGCCCCCAAAGAGTTGGCACGACTTAAAACCGTGCTGGGCCAGGGAGAAAAAGGAGAGATCACCATGAAAGATGTAGCTGAGATTGCCACAGTGGTGCCAGCGGAGAAGGTGAAAGAGAAACCACAAGACGTAGACATGCAAGAGGACGATG CAGATGTTGGTAAGATGGATTTAGATACTAAACGCAATAAAAAGACAATGCTGGATAATCAAGGACAATATCCTGGCTGGATGAACCAGAGGCAGATGAAAAAGGTCAAAGCTAAACGTACAAGCAAGAAAGGAAAACCTAAGAAAGGAAAAGCCTGGTAG
- the llph gene encoding protein LLP homolog isoform X2 — protein sequence MAKSLRSKWKRKMRAEKRKKNAPKELARLKTVLGQGEKGEITMKDVAEIATVVPAEKVKEKPQDVDMQEDDDVGKMDLDTKRNKKTMLDNQGQYPGWMNQRQMKKVKAKRTSKKGKPKKGKAW from the exons ATGGCGAAGAGTTTACGCAGCAAGTGGAAGAGGAAGATGAGGGCAGAGAAAAGAAAGAAGAATGCCCCCAAAGAGTTGGCACGACTTAAAACCGTGCTGGGCCAGGGAGAAAAAGGAGAGATCACCATGAAAGATGTAGCTGAGATTGCCACAGTGGTGCCAGCGGAGAAGGTGAAAGAGAAACCACAAGACGTAGACATGCAAGAGGACGATG ATGTTGGTAAGATGGATTTAGATACTAAACGCAATAAAAAGACAATGCTGGATAATCAAGGACAATATCCTGGCTGGATGAACCAGAGGCAGATGAAAAAGGTCAAAGCTAAACGTACAAGCAAGAAAGGAAAACCTAAGAAAGGAAAAGCCTGGTAG
- the LOC135750523 gene encoding serine/threonine-protein kinase pim-2-like has protein sequence MKDEIATKKKQTGIRGFFKRKWKKTKQTLKRCFKNKVEPMQPNTSTSNEALFEPTEGKVESYYKFGKLLGEGGFGLVCTGIRISDGQEVAIKIMSRRLNRQTIVIPGHSKPLPVEVALLIKMNEPPISPYAIKMLEWFIDSNEIIIIMEYPQPCVSLNHIIKCNRTLSEETARVIMRQTVQAVINCYDHEVFHSDIHPGNFLVNTKTLDTKLIDFGCGQLYTYGAYKSHKYIGVKDFFPPEVRRNSKFHAIPANVWCLGMVLYEMVNGYKSYVKSKEVQFANPNLSEECRSLIRQCLARDPAKRPSLQQILQHRWFNPE, from the exons ATGAAAG ATGAAATTGCCACAAAGAAAAAGCAGACGGGAATCCGTGGGTTTTTTAAGAGGAAGTGGAAGAAAACAAAGCAAACCTTAAAACGCTGTTTTAAGAATAAAGTGGAGCCAATGCAGCCAAACACGAGTACCTCTAATGAAGCTCTTTTTGAGCCTACAGAGG GAAAAGTAGAGTCTTACTATAAGTTTGGCAAATTGCTGGGAGAAGGAGGATTTGGATTGGTCTGTACTGGTATCCGCATTTCTGATGGCCAAGAG GTTGCCATAAAAATCATGTCCAGGCGGTTGAATAGGCAGACCATTGTTATT CCGGGACATTCCAAACCTCTGCCTGTAGAAGTGGCACTACTGATTAAGATGAATGAACCTCCCATAAGTccatatgccataaaaatgttgGAGTGGTTCATAGACTCAAACGAAATCATCATTATTATGGAGTACCCTCAACCCTGCGTAAGCTTGAACCACATCATCAAATGCAATCGTACACTGAGTGAAGAAACCGCTCGTGTAATAATGCGTCAAACAGTACAGGCAGTAATAAACTGCTATGACCACGAAGTCTTTCACAGCGACATCCATCCAGGCAACTTCCTAGTCAACACAAAGACGTTAGACACCAAGCTGATTGACTTCGGTTGTGGTCAGCTATATACTTATGGCGCCTACAAAAGTCACAAGTACATTG GGGTAAAAGATTTCTTTCCACCGGAAGTCAGAAGGAACTCCAAGTTTCACGCCATCCCAGCAAACGTCTGGTGTCTAGGAATGGTCCTGTACGAAATGGTTAATGGATACAAGTCGTACGTGAAATCCAAAGAAGTCCAGTTTGCTAATCCCAATTTATCCGAAG AATGTCGTAGTCTTATAAGACAGTGTCTAGCACGTGATCCAGCCAAACGACCCTCATTACAGCAGATCTTACAGCACAGATGGTTTAATCCAGAATGA